A region of Selenomonadales bacterium 4137-cl DNA encodes the following proteins:
- a CDS encoding tripartite tricarboxylate transporter substrate binding protein produces MKKVFALLLVCLFVVVVAGCGGQAEKFPTKPVTLIVPWAAGGGTDAIARGLAKNTEKALGQNITVNNVTGGGGAVGHGAGLNAKNDGYTVTMITFELLSLPPQKLVPFTYKDYDLLMRLNTDPAALTVKADSPFKTVKDFVDYAKANPGKVNVGNSGPASVWHIAAGLLEEKAGIKLNHVPFNGAAPAVTDLVGGHIQAVTVSPAEVQSQVKAGKLRMLAVMSDKRDPNFPDVPTFKEAGLDITFATWRGLAVPKNTPENVKKVLADAFKKGYDSPEFQAFAKKAGLGLAYAPAAEFKTFLDKTSANTEAVMKKLNLTK; encoded by the coding sequence ATGAAAAAAGTGTTCGCGTTGCTTCTGGTATGTTTGTTCGTAGTCGTAGTCGCAGGGTGTGGCGGCCAAGCCGAGAAGTTCCCCACCAAACCGGTCACGCTTATCGTCCCCTGGGCGGCCGGTGGCGGCACGGACGCCATAGCCCGCGGCCTCGCCAAAAATACCGAAAAAGCCCTGGGCCAAAACATCACCGTCAATAACGTCACCGGCGGCGGCGGAGCGGTTGGCCACGGGGCCGGCCTCAACGCCAAGAACGACGGCTACACCGTCACCATGATAACCTTCGAGCTCCTGTCCCTGCCGCCCCAAAAACTCGTTCCCTTCACGTACAAAGATTACGATCTCCTGATGCGGCTCAATACCGACCCCGCCGCTCTGACCGTAAAAGCCGACTCCCCCTTTAAGACGGTCAAGGATTTCGTCGACTACGCCAAGGCCAACCCCGGCAAGGTCAATGTCGGTAATTCCGGCCCCGCCTCCGTGTGGCACATCGCCGCCGGCCTGCTGGAAGAAAAAGCGGGTATCAAACTCAACCACGTTCCCTTTAATGGCGCCGCTCCGGCCGTAACCGACCTCGTCGGCGGACACATTCAGGCCGTTACCGTCAGCCCCGCCGAGGTGCAGAGCCAGGTTAAAGCCGGCAAACTCAGAATGCTGGCCGTAATGAGCGACAAACGCGACCCCAACTTCCCCGACGTACCGACCTTCAAAGAAGCCGGCTTAGACATCACCTTCGCCACCTGGCGCGGCCTGGCTGTTCCCAAAAACACCCCCGAGAACGTGAAGAAAGTCTTGGCCGACGCCTTCAAGAAAGGTTACGACTCCCCCGAATTCCAAGCTTTCGCCAAAAAAGCCGGCCTGGGTCTGGCGTACGCCCCCGCCGCCGAATTCAAGACCTTCCTCGACAAGACGTCCGCCAACACCGAGGCGGTCATGAAAAAACTCAACCTGACGAAATAA
- a CDS encoding YSC84-related protein, whose amino-acid sequence MRMTLVARGLAILMLAMVLVAPVAAAASIEERRDEVRKMADSTLNRLYKEKPSAQAAIESAAGYAVFSNHGFKLFLFGGGGGKGMAVNNGSGEEVFMKMAEVDIGFGLGIKKFSVIFVFETDKAFNSFVADGWKFGGQTTAAATDGVSGDSFQGAVVVGPGIWMYQMTDKGLALELTAKGTRYYKDSDLN is encoded by the coding sequence ATGAGGATGACGCTGGTGGCCAGGGGTTTAGCAATTTTGATGCTGGCGATGGTATTGGTCGCTCCGGTGGCGGCTGCGGCAAGCATCGAAGAAAGGCGCGACGAAGTCCGGAAGATGGCGGACAGTACGCTCAATCGGTTGTACAAAGAAAAGCCAAGCGCCCAGGCGGCAATTGAGAGTGCGGCCGGATACGCGGTGTTCAGCAATCACGGATTTAAGCTGTTTCTTTTCGGCGGCGGCGGCGGCAAAGGTATGGCCGTGAATAACGGTAGCGGCGAAGAGGTTTTTATGAAAATGGCGGAGGTCGATATCGGTTTCGGCCTTGGGATTAAGAAATTCAGTGTGATTTTCGTTTTTGAGACCGATAAGGCTTTCAACAGTTTCGTCGCCGACGGCTGGAAGTTCGGCGGCCAAACGACGGCCGCGGCTACGGACGGCGTAAGCGGCGATTCGTTCCAGGGCGCAGTTGTGGTGGGTCCGGGAATTTGGATGTACCAGATGACCGACAAAGGCCTGGCGCTTGAACTTACCGCCAAGGGCACCAGGTATTATAAGGACAGCGATCTGAATTAG
- a CDS encoding FtsX-like permease family protein: protein MADRAHLAPRWRKVWADLADNKLRTLLVVLSISVGVFAVGMIYSSYLMFERDLDRSWRAALPASATLYADPFDEELVASIRSLRGVKEADGRRNVDLRVRGAGGEWKQMFLTAIPDYHKQKVNVIRPQSGAWPPGDGDVLIERSSLDALGVTQGGSITVETPTGRSRTLKVTGVVYDPSQIPSMFIGRYYGYINMDTLEKLDEPRRLDQVNFVVEPWVLKGKDTAPIEAIGRRAWTKLEQGDTTVFWLQVNKPGEHQLQGAINAMLLLLAVLGALSLCLGTFLLINTVSAILTQQVRQIGIMKAIGARREQILSLYLALVGAFGVLSLIVAAPLGALAADAVTRFMAGIFNFDSGGLELPPRVLLLEAAVAILVPLAAALYPVWRGTGVTVREAVSDYGIGGVEARGRVDRWVDAALQRLGKLKRPVLLSLRNTFRRKGRLALTLLTLTVAGTVFMAVFAVRSSLYSTLDQALEYFRYDISITFTQNYRSSRIEQEVARVPGVKAVEPWGFTSGRILKADTRQAEDEASKNVFILAPPIDTKMVQPRIVKGRWLVPGDESALVVNTEVIKDAPGIVVGGPAIIKTGNRRLKFTVVGIVQSTMTGPLAYAPYDWLSGAIQESGRSRSVQVVAASSQPEDQSALGRALEEHLKNNSLRVQQVDITWEAKQRIRAQFDIITTFLLIMAVLLAVVGALGLTGTMGINVLERTREIGVMRAIGASSLEIGRVFVVEALCIGLISWLAGALLALPVAALLSYQVGVLFLQSPLAFSFSFLGVGIWLALSAGLSVIASLLPAYNAARLSVRDVLSYE from the coding sequence ATGGCTGACCGGGCGCATCTCGCGCCCCGCTGGCGCAAAGTATGGGCCGATCTGGCGGACAATAAACTGCGTACCCTGCTGGTGGTGCTTTCGATATCCGTCGGGGTATTCGCGGTGGGAATGATATACAGCTCATACCTGATGTTCGAACGCGACCTCGACCGCAGTTGGCGGGCGGCGCTGCCGGCCAGCGCCACGCTGTACGCCGACCCCTTCGACGAGGAACTGGTCGCGAGCATCCGCAGCCTGCGAGGGGTGAAGGAGGCCGACGGGCGCCGCAATGTAGACCTGAGGGTGCGCGGCGCCGGCGGCGAATGGAAGCAGATGTTCCTGACCGCCATCCCCGACTACCACAAGCAGAAGGTCAACGTCATCCGCCCGCAGTCCGGCGCCTGGCCGCCCGGCGACGGGGATGTGCTTATCGAACGTTCGTCTCTGGACGCCCTGGGAGTTACGCAGGGCGGCAGCATCACGGTGGAGACTCCCACGGGGCGCTCGCGTACATTGAAGGTTACCGGGGTCGTGTACGACCCCAGCCAGATACCCAGCATGTTCATCGGCCGCTACTATGGCTACATCAATATGGATACCCTCGAAAAACTGGATGAACCCCGCCGGCTCGACCAGGTCAATTTCGTTGTCGAGCCTTGGGTCTTAAAAGGCAAGGACACCGCGCCCATCGAGGCGATCGGCCGCCGGGCCTGGACAAAGCTCGAACAGGGCGACACCACCGTCTTCTGGCTGCAGGTCAACAAACCCGGCGAGCATCAGCTGCAGGGGGCGATCAACGCCATGCTGCTGCTGCTGGCGGTGCTGGGGGCGCTGTCGCTCTGCCTGGGCACTTTTCTCCTTATCAACACCGTATCGGCCATCCTGACCCAGCAGGTGCGGCAGATCGGCATAATGAAGGCGATCGGCGCCCGCCGAGAACAGATACTGTCGCTTTATCTCGCCCTGGTCGGGGCTTTCGGGGTACTGTCTCTCATCGTGGCCGCCCCGCTCGGTGCACTGGCGGCGGACGCGGTCACCCGCTTCATGGCCGGGATCTTCAACTTCGACTCCGGCGGCCTGGAACTGCCCCCGCGGGTGCTGCTGTTGGAGGCCGCGGTGGCCATCCTCGTGCCGCTGGCCGCCGCGCTTTATCCGGTCTGGCGCGGTACGGGGGTTACGGTGCGCGAGGCGGTGAGCGATTACGGCATCGGCGGCGTGGAGGCCAGGGGCCGCGTGGACCGCTGGGTGGACGCCGCCCTGCAGAGGTTGGGAAAGCTGAAGCGGCCGGTGCTGCTTTCCCTGCGGAACACCTTCCGCCGCAAAGGACGGCTGGCGCTGACGCTCTTGACGCTGACGGTGGCCGGCACGGTCTTCATGGCCGTATTCGCGGTGCGGTCGTCGCTTTATTCCACCCTCGACCAGGCGCTGGAGTATTTCCGCTATGATATTTCGATAACTTTTACCCAGAACTACCGCTCCAGCCGCATCGAGCAGGAAGTGGCGAGGGTGCCGGGGGTCAAGGCGGTGGAGCCGTGGGGCTTCACCTCCGGACGGATACTGAAGGCGGATACCCGGCAGGCGGAGGACGAAGCCAGCAAGAATGTCTTCATCCTCGCCCCGCCGATCGATACCAAGATGGTCCAGCCCAGGATCGTCAAGGGACGCTGGCTGGTGCCCGGAGACGAAAGCGCCCTGGTGGTCAACACCGAGGTCATCAAAGACGCTCCCGGCATCGTGGTGGGCGGCCCGGCCATTATCAAAACCGGCAACCGACGGCTGAAGTTCACGGTCGTGGGCATTGTGCAGAGCACGATGACCGGGCCCCTGGCATACGCGCCTTACGACTGGCTTTCGGGGGCGATCCAGGAATCCGGTCGGTCCCGCTCCGTCCAGGTGGTGGCGGCTTCGTCCCAACCGGAGGACCAGTCCGCGCTTGGCAGGGCCCTCGAAGAGCACCTTAAGAACAACAGCCTCCGCGTCCAGCAGGTGGATATCACCTGGGAGGCCAAACAGCGCATCCGGGCCCAGTTTGACATCATCACGACCTTCCTGCTTATTATGGCCGTGCTGCTGGCGGTGGTGGGGGCGCTGGGACTGACGGGAACGATGGGGATAAACGTGCTGGAAAGGACGCGCGAAATCGGGGTTATGCGGGCCATCGGCGCGTCGAGCCTAGAAATCGGCCGGGTCTTCGTCGTCGAGGCTCTCTGCATCGGTCTCATAAGCTGGCTGGCGGGGGCGCTCCTGGCCCTTCCCGTGGCGGCGCTGCTCTCTTACCAGGTAGGGGTGCTGTTTCTGCAAAGCCCGCTGGCGTTTTCCTTCAGTTTCCTCGGGGTCGGCATCTGGCTGGCCCTGTCGGCCGGCCTGTCGGTGATAGCCAGCCTGCTGCCGGCTTATAACGCCGCCCGGCTGAGCGTCAGGGATGTCTTGAGCTACGAATGA
- a CDS encoding tripartite tricarboxylate transporter permease: MELELLLKGFAVVLQPSCFGLIFLGVLSGVLIGALPGLTATMGVALLIPFTFGLPVHQGLGMLLGIFCGAIYGGSIAAILIRTPGTPAAAATVLDGYPLNQKGEAGRALSMSIFASFVGGFSGALIMTFASPQISKIALKFSAPEYFGLAIFGLSIIISISGNSIIKGIIAGFFGMLISTIGLDPMAGYPRFTFGVMDLFEGPAFIPTLIGLFALSEVFKGVEVLYKQERVQAVKQQLLPSLADIKKTWVTIVKSTFIGAFIGSVPGAGSDISAFVAYGEAKRSSKNPENFGKGEITGVAAAEAANNACTGGAMIPMLSLGVPGDAVTAVLLGALVIQGLQPGPLLFKDHIDIVYSIFAGMMMANFFMFIIGIFGIRFFVKIISVERSFLIPVIFLLSIVGAYSMRNSLFDVGLAVVFGIIGYFMQRYDFPASPILLSLILGPLAESSLRRSMIVSHGDFSVLFTRPISLTLIILAIASLIASAVMQMRLEKKMLAESEKDASPE, encoded by the coding sequence ATGGAACTTGAGCTACTGTTAAAAGGGTTCGCGGTCGTCCTTCAGCCCAGCTGCTTCGGCCTTATTTTTCTCGGCGTGCTATCCGGAGTACTGATTGGCGCTCTGCCCGGACTGACGGCCACCATGGGCGTGGCTCTGCTGATCCCCTTTACTTTCGGACTCCCTGTTCACCAGGGTCTGGGCATGCTCCTGGGAATCTTCTGCGGCGCCATTTACGGCGGATCGATCGCCGCCATCCTCATCAGGACCCCAGGCACCCCCGCCGCCGCAGCCACCGTCCTCGACGGCTATCCCCTCAACCAGAAGGGCGAAGCCGGCCGGGCCCTCTCCATGTCAATCTTCGCTTCGTTTGTTGGCGGCTTTTCCGGGGCCCTCATCATGACCTTCGCTTCGCCGCAAATCTCCAAGATCGCCCTCAAGTTCAGCGCCCCCGAGTATTTCGGCCTGGCAATCTTCGGCCTCAGCATCATCATTTCCATCTCCGGCAACTCGATCATCAAAGGAATCATTGCCGGCTTTTTTGGGATGCTCATCTCCACCATCGGCCTCGATCCCATGGCCGGCTATCCCCGCTTCACTTTCGGCGTCATGGATCTCTTCGAGGGACCGGCTTTCATTCCCACCCTCATCGGCCTGTTCGCCCTTTCCGAAGTCTTCAAGGGCGTGGAAGTGCTTTATAAACAGGAAAGGGTCCAGGCTGTCAAGCAACAGCTCTTGCCCTCGCTGGCCGACATCAAGAAAACGTGGGTTACCATCGTTAAATCAACTTTCATCGGCGCCTTTATCGGCTCCGTCCCGGGGGCGGGCAGCGACATCTCGGCCTTTGTCGCCTATGGTGAAGCAAAGCGCTCCTCCAAAAACCCCGAAAACTTCGGCAAAGGCGAAATCACCGGCGTAGCTGCGGCCGAGGCCGCCAACAACGCCTGCACCGGCGGGGCCATGATCCCCATGCTATCCCTCGGTGTCCCGGGGGACGCCGTCACCGCCGTCCTGCTCGGCGCGCTCGTCATCCAGGGCCTGCAGCCCGGCCCGCTTCTCTTCAAGGACCATATCGACATCGTCTACAGTATTTTCGCCGGCATGATGATGGCCAACTTCTTCATGTTCATTATCGGCATCTTCGGCATTCGCTTCTTCGTCAAAATCATCTCGGTCGAGCGCAGTTTCCTGATCCCCGTCATATTCCTGCTCTCGATCGTCGGCGCCTACTCAATGCGCAACAGCCTTTTCGATGTCGGGCTGGCCGTCGTCTTCGGCATCATCGGCTATTTCATGCAGCGCTACGACTTCCCTGCCTCGCCCATCCTGCTCTCCCTAATCCTCGGGCCTTTGGCGGAAAGCAGCCTGCGCCGCTCGATGATCGTCTCCCACGGCGACTTCAGCGTCCTCTTCACCCGTCCAATCAGCCTAACGCTTATCATCCTCGCCATCGCTTCCCTGATCGCCTCGGCGGTCATGCAGATGCGACTGGAGAAAAAAATGCTGGCAGAAAGCGAAAAGGATGCTTCCCCCGAATAA
- a CDS encoding bifunctional 4-hydroxy-2-oxoglutarate aldolase/2-dehydro-3-deoxy-phosphogluconate aldolase, with amino-acid sequence MGKVLDLIAANGVVAILRGIEPARMVPLGGALLAAGVGAIEVTMNSDGAPEAITALRRELGEVMPVGAGTVMDGEAAHRAVDAGAMFLLTPHLAEDTLAAAIALGVPAVVGAMTPTEAVRAYSLGAEMVKIFPAGTLGANYFRELRGPLPHIRTMAVGGVNAANAADFIKAGAAAVGAGSQLIDQAAVRSGDWEAVRSKAAAMVAAVKSARNV; translated from the coding sequence ATGGGCAAGGTTTTGGACCTGATCGCGGCCAACGGCGTCGTGGCGATTCTGCGGGGCATCGAGCCGGCGCGAATGGTGCCGCTTGGCGGGGCTCTGCTGGCGGCCGGGGTGGGGGCGATCGAGGTGACGATGAACAGCGACGGCGCGCCGGAGGCCATTACGGCGCTGCGGCGCGAGCTGGGTGAGGTTATGCCTGTCGGCGCCGGAACGGTAATGGACGGGGAGGCTGCCCACCGGGCGGTGGACGCCGGGGCGATGTTCCTCCTGACGCCGCACCTGGCGGAGGATACGCTGGCTGCGGCGATCGCGCTGGGCGTGCCGGCGGTGGTGGGGGCGATGACGCCCACCGAGGCTGTGCGGGCCTACAGCCTGGGAGCCGAGATGGTCAAGATATTCCCGGCGGGGACGCTGGGAGCAAATTACTTCCGTGAATTAAGAGGACCGTTGCCGCACATCAGGACGATGGCCGTCGGCGGGGTGAACGCCGCCAACGCCGCCGACTTCATCAAGGCGGGCGCGGCCGCGGTCGGCGCAGGCAGCCAGCTTATCGACCAGGCGGCGGTGAGAAGCGGCGACTGGGAAGCGGTGCGGAGCAAGGCGGCCGCGATGGTCGCGGCGGTGAAGTCGGCCCGAAACGTCTGA
- a CDS encoding efflux RND transporter periplasmic adaptor subunit, with protein MAVKDKLSAGGGWFRRHWLLTLILAAALVAAGWWLYGRQGEKQNIPPVKADSRVLAEGIVFPVRYAQMVMPVDGTVGEVLAKEGESVRSGQPLIRLVRQDYAARVSSARADVARAGAAVEQARVNLADAERELARQQRLVAAGATSRQQLDQARTAAERNRAALAQTEADLATQRSRQTEAEGLLDKTELRAPMAGTVAYLDVKVGEHAAVGTVLVRIADESAWEVRSDDLTELAIAKVRVGDAVALTFDGIPGLEIPGRVKFIRPFGEKKRGDITYTVTVAPDRWDDRLRWNMTAQLAITPSR; from the coding sequence ATGGCGGTTAAGGATAAACTCAGTGCAGGCGGAGGCTGGTTCAGGCGCCATTGGCTACTGACACTCATTCTGGCGGCCGCGCTGGTCGCGGCCGGCTGGTGGCTTTACGGCCGTCAGGGCGAAAAGCAAAATATCCCGCCGGTCAAAGCGGATAGCAGAGTATTGGCCGAAGGCATCGTTTTTCCGGTGCGCTACGCCCAGATGGTAATGCCGGTGGACGGCACGGTCGGCGAGGTGCTGGCCAAAGAGGGCGAGTCGGTGCGGAGCGGTCAGCCGCTCATCCGGCTGGTGCGCCAGGATTACGCGGCCAGGGTGAGCAGCGCCAGAGCCGACGTCGCCCGGGCGGGAGCGGCGGTGGAGCAGGCCAGGGTCAACCTGGCGGACGCCGAGCGGGAACTGGCCAGGCAGCAGCGATTGGTGGCCGCCGGCGCCACCTCGCGCCAGCAGCTCGATCAGGCGCGGACAGCGGCCGAAAGGAACCGGGCGGCGCTCGCCCAGACTGAGGCCGATCTGGCCACCCAGCGGAGCAGACAGACGGAAGCGGAAGGTCTGCTGGACAAGACCGAGCTCAGGGCGCCGATGGCGGGCACGGTCGCTTACCTGGACGTGAAGGTCGGCGAGCATGCCGCAGTGGGAACGGTGCTGGTGCGTATCGCCGACGAGTCGGCCTGGGAGGTCCGCAGCGACGACCTTACCGAACTCGCGATCGCCAAGGTGCGGGTGGGGGACGCGGTCGCCCTGACCTTCGACGGAATTCCCGGACTGGAGATACCAGGCAGGGTGAAATTCATCCGCCCATTCGGCGAAAAGAAGCGCGGCGACATCACCTATACGGTGACGGTCGCCCCCGACCGCTGGGACGACCGCCTCCGCTGGAACATGACCGCCCAACTGGCGATAACCCCGTCGCGGTAG
- a CDS encoding lactate racemase domain-containing protein yields the protein MDVIQELLREVPLPRMVKIRQAFPASRIGDVAATLRQELARDEIGRRVRPGMKVAVAVGSRGVADIPILARVTVEELKRMGAEPFIVPAMGSHGGATADGQREVLANLGVTEESAGCPIKSSMAVVEIGRLDNGLPVYIDEFAYNADGIVVINRIKPHTAFRGPNESGLVKMITIGLGKQKGAESCHAFSFKYMAEHIPAMAGVVLAKMPVLFGVGTVENAYDQVAKIVAVTPENLIETDRQLLLEAKANMASLPFSQIDVLVVDKIGKDISGDGMDPNITGRYPTPYASGGPDIAKLAVLDLTDATHGNANGMGTADITTRRLVNKTNFPMTYCNGLTSTVLIPTKVPAVFECDRDAVKAAIKTCNARDLKKARVVRIQDTLHLEEIRVSEALLEEVRANPRLMVCGDPEELRFDDDGNLVE from the coding sequence ATGGATGTTATTCAGGAGCTGCTCAGGGAGGTCCCGCTGCCGCGGATGGTAAAGATCAGACAGGCTTTTCCCGCTTCACGTATCGGAGATGTCGCCGCGACGCTGCGCCAGGAGCTTGCACGGGATGAGATCGGCCGGCGGGTCCGTCCGGGGATGAAGGTGGCGGTGGCCGTGGGCAGCCGCGGTGTGGCCGATATCCCCATCCTCGCCAGAGTTACAGTGGAAGAACTGAAACGGATGGGAGCGGAGCCCTTTATCGTGCCTGCCATGGGTAGCCACGGCGGCGCGACCGCCGATGGGCAGCGGGAAGTGCTGGCCAACCTGGGGGTAACGGAGGAAAGCGCCGGCTGCCCGATAAAGTCGTCGATGGCGGTGGTGGAGATCGGCCGGCTGGATAACGGTCTGCCGGTGTATATCGATGAATTCGCCTACAATGCGGATGGCATCGTGGTCATCAATCGCATCAAGCCGCACACCGCGTTCCGCGGCCCCAACGAAAGCGGCCTTGTGAAGATGATTACCATCGGCCTTGGCAAACAGAAGGGGGCCGAATCCTGCCACGCGTTCAGCTTCAAATACATGGCCGAACATATCCCCGCCATGGCTGGGGTTGTACTGGCCAAGATGCCGGTCCTGTTCGGCGTGGGTACCGTCGAAAATGCGTACGACCAGGTTGCCAAGATCGTCGCCGTGACGCCTGAAAATCTGATCGAGACCGATCGGCAGTTGCTCCTGGAGGCCAAGGCCAACATGGCGAGTCTGCCGTTTTCGCAAATCGACGTGCTGGTGGTGGACAAGATCGGCAAAGATATCTCGGGTGACGGCATGGACCCCAATATAACCGGACGCTATCCCACTCCCTACGCTTCCGGCGGTCCGGATATCGCCAAACTGGCGGTGCTGGACCTTACGGACGCCACCCATGGCAACGCCAACGGCATGGGAACCGCCGATATCACCACCCGCCGGCTCGTCAACAAGACGAATTTCCCGATGACCTACTGCAACGGGCTGACCTCGACGGTACTGATCCCCACGAAGGTGCCGGCGGTATTCGAGTGTGACAGGGACGCGGTCAAGGCAGCCATAAAGACGTGCAATGCCCGCGACCTGAAAAAGGCAAGAGTGGTCAGGATCCAGGATACGCTCCATCTTGAGGAGATCCGCGTGTCCGAGGCCCTTCTGGAAGAAGTGAGAGCCAATCCGCGGCTAATGGTTTGCGGCGATCCTGAAGAGCTGCGTTTCGACGATGACGGAAATCTCGTGGAGTGA
- a CDS encoding tripartite tricarboxylate transporter TctB family protein has product MKIPDIIAGILGLALSVYVIYTAYFFPEDKVLLLGPSFFPTVLAIGLGIFSLMLLSAALRGKSRPSADPFSLKDPAIHRAGISLLAIIAYCLVLGTLGFIITSTVFLFGLMYLLKRRDYIKMAAVSIAVTLLVYGIFNRLLDISLPAGFLG; this is encoded by the coding sequence TTGAAAATTCCCGACATTATTGCCGGCATTTTAGGTCTCGCCCTCTCGGTCTATGTAATCTATACCGCCTATTTCTTCCCCGAGGACAAAGTGCTTCTCCTCGGTCCCAGCTTCTTCCCCACCGTCCTGGCGATTGGCCTGGGCATATTCAGCCTGATGCTGCTGTCTGCGGCTCTCAGAGGCAAATCGAGGCCCTCGGCCGACCCTTTCAGCCTCAAAGACCCTGCCATCCACCGGGCCGGCATCTCCCTGCTGGCCATAATAGCCTACTGCCTGGTGCTGGGCACGCTCGGCTTCATCATCACCAGCACCGTCTTTCTATTCGGACTCATGTATCTTCTTAAGCGGCGGGACTATATCAAAATGGCCGCCGTTTCAATCGCCGTCACCCTCCTCGTTTACGGCATATTCAACCGTTTGCTGGACATCTCCTTGCCCGCCGGTTTCCTGGGCTAA
- a CDS encoding ABC transporter ATP-binding protein translates to MNGKWLAWLGAVDLPEPRRDLAAVALSGVGKVYVTGAGEFEALRGIDLTVEAGEFVAVVGKSGSGKSTLINMITGIDRPTAGSVWVAGTPVHGLTENQIAVWRGRTVGVVFQFFQLLPTLTALENVMLPMDFCAVHDPAERPERALRLLELVGVADQADKLPANLSGGQQQRVAIARSLANDPPLLVADEPTGNLDNRTASAVIDLFAELAAGGKTILMVTHDDDLASRASRILTVAEGRIACSAATGEVCDG, encoded by the coding sequence ATGAACGGCAAATGGCTGGCCTGGCTCGGGGCGGTTGATCTGCCCGAACCCAGGCGCGATTTGGCGGCCGTGGCATTGTCCGGGGTCGGAAAAGTATATGTGACCGGAGCGGGGGAATTCGAAGCCCTGCGCGGCATCGATCTAACGGTCGAGGCCGGCGAGTTCGTGGCCGTTGTAGGTAAATCGGGCAGCGGCAAGTCGACGCTCATCAACATGATCACGGGAATCGACCGGCCCACCGCCGGCTCGGTATGGGTAGCGGGAACGCCGGTGCACGGCCTTACCGAGAATCAGATCGCCGTGTGGCGAGGGCGCACGGTCGGGGTGGTGTTTCAGTTCTTCCAGTTGCTGCCGACGCTTACGGCGCTGGAGAATGTCATGCTGCCCATGGATTTTTGCGCCGTCCACGATCCGGCTGAGCGGCCGGAAAGAGCCCTAAGACTGTTGGAACTGGTAGGGGTTGCCGATCAGGCGGACAAACTACCGGCCAATCTGTCCGGCGGCCAGCAGCAGCGGGTGGCAATCGCCCGGTCGTTGGCAAATGACCCGCCGCTGCTGGTGGCGGACGAGCCGACCGGCAACCTTGATAATCGCACTGCTTCGGCGGTCATCGATCTGTTCGCCGAACTCGCGGCGGGCGGCAAGACGATTTTGATGGTGACCCATGACGACGATCTGGCCAGCCGGGCCAGCCGCATCCTAACGGTCGCCGAGGGCCGCATAGCCTGTTCCGCGGCGACCGGTGAGGTCTGCGATGGCTGA